TAAAATAGCATCAAGTACAACAGGCTTCGTTACACCTTTAACAGTTAAGTCACCAGTAATTTTAAAGTGCTTTTTGTCTTTGGTTTCAACTTTAGTACTTTTAAAAGTAATGTTTGGATATTTAGCTGCATTAAACCAAGCTTCTTCTTGGAACTCTTTATCCAAAGCAGGAACGTTTGTATTTACGCTGCTTAAAGGAATAGTTACATTAACAGATGAGTTTGCTGGTTTAGCATTATCAACTTTAATTACACCTTGGATATCCGAGAAGTTAGCGCTTGGAGTAGAGAAACCAAAGTGATTCC
This genomic stretch from Acinetobacter oleivorans DR1 harbors:
- a CDS encoding YceI family protein, with translation MHLKTLSFGLAVALASSVTLAAPVDYKIDPTHTATVFSWNHFGFSTPSANFSDIQGVIKVDNAKPANSSVNVTIPLSSVNTNVPALDKEFQEEAWFNAAKYPNITFKSTKVETKDKKHFKITGDLTVKGVTKPVVLDAILNKQGEHPMAKVPAIGFNATTSFKRSDFGLGNYVPNVGDKITVNITTEATVANAAKK